A single region of the Nicotiana sylvestris chromosome 6, ASM39365v2, whole genome shotgun sequence genome encodes:
- the LOC104228619 gene encoding uncharacterized protein produces MGKTKSEKYDIDSYTINGTNKVVRPGDCVLMRPSDSDKPPYVARVENIEADHQNSVKVRVQWYYRPEEFCGGCKQFPGTKELFLSDHYDVQSAQAIEGKCKVHSFKNYTKLENVGPKDYFCRFEYEADTGGFTPDRVTVYCKCKMPYNPNDLMVQCEECKDWFHPSCMGMTIEEAKKLDYFLCSDCSSEHDAKQPLNTVHVSPSRELKARILGALPPNPNPLMFQGRHKQNEQLNQQGQSQMDGYMSAIVPPRIGAANFSLNPVLLEILKDGRLFGGLHHEDPYCHLRNFLAVCALQHQYDVSEDALRLRLFPFSLQGEASDWLDNLPAMSIYTWGDLTKVFLAKYFPPARTAELRMDILQFKQKPHESLHEAWDRYKLCIKKCPNHGCPDQLLLETFYLALDKVSRSVADNTANGAIMNLSVQDARVILDRISDNAHAWHTWESKDTPTTASTASQMARDETMAQLVTQVGLISKQLAEMGVKKVHVVDAARGQFINSSPNVYAHCAGQGVTTQEHCHHSQEEESNYVGNYERGMNQRGNYQGGPSQSQRTPPQQWLNNQNQNTEGGNWGAGASQSFDALRPPMHQQATQPPPYYNQGQSFHQPKDNNGSNEFAEIKGLCEKISADLARTYATLQDLGQVQNTEH; encoded by the exons ATGGGTAAGACGAAGTCGGAGAAGTATGACATTGATTCTTACACTATAAATGGCACCAACAAAGTCGTAAGAC CTGGTGATTGTGTGTTAATGAGACCATCAGATTCTGATAAGCCACCGTATGTGGCAAGAGTAGAGAATATTGAGGCTGACCATCAAAACAGTGTGAAGGTTCGAGTACAATGGTACTACCGTCCTGAGGAGTTTTGTGGTGGTTGCAAACAGTTCCCCGGGACAAAGGAGCTGTTTTTGTCAGATCACTATGATGTGCAGAGTGCACAAgctattgaaggaaaatgcaaaGTGCACTCATTCAAGAACTACACCAAATTGGAGAACGTGGGCCCTAAGGATTACTTCTGTAGGTTTGAGTACGAAGCTGACACAGGAGGGTTTACTCCTGACCGTGTTACTGT GTATTGCAAGTGTAAGATGCCCTATAACCCAAACGATCTCATGGTACAGTGTGAAGAATGCAAAGACTG GTTCCATCCCTCTTGTATGGGAATGACGATTGAAGAAGCCAAGAAATTAGACTATTTCTTGTGTTCTGACTGTTCATCAGAACACGATGCGAAACAACCTctaaatacagttcatgtttcacCATCGCGTGAGCTAAAG GCACGAATCTTGGGTGCACTACCTCCAAATCCCAACCCACTCATGTTTCAAGGTAGGCATAAACAGAATGAGCAACTTAATCAACAAGGACAATCCCAAATGGATGGTTACATGAGTGCTATTGTACCACCACGCATTGGGGCTGCCAATTTTAGCTTGAATCCAGTTTTGTTAGAAATTTTGAAGGACGGGCGTCTATTTGGTGGGCTTCACCATGAGGATCCGTATTGTCATTTGCGGAATTTTCTCGCAGTATGTGCGCTTCAACATCAGTATGACGTTTCTGAGGATGCTCTTCGGTTACgtttattccctttctcacttcaAGGGGAGGCTTCAGATTGGCTGGATAATCTTCCAGCCATGTCTATCTATACTTGGGGAGATTTAACAAAGGTATTCCTTGCAAAGTACTTTCCTCCCGCTAGGACAGCTGAATTGAGAATGGATATTCTTCAATTCAAGCAGAAACCGCATGAATCATTGCATGAAGCATGGGACCGCTACAAGCTTTGCATAAAGAAATGTCCTAATCATGGGTGTCCCGACCAATTACTTTTGGAAACCTTCTACTTGGCTTTGGATAAAGTTTCAAGGTCCGTGGCGGATAATACGGCAAATGGAGCTATCATGAATCTCTCGGTTCAAGATGCGAGAGTCATATTAGATAGGATTTCGGATAATGCTCATGCATGGCATACATGGGAGAGCAAGGACACTCCTACCACAGCAAGTACGGCAAGTCAAATGGCTAGGGATGAGACCATGGCGCAACTTGTGACTCAAGTGGGGCTTATTTCCAAACAACTTGCCGAGATGGGGGTCAAGAAGGTCCATGTGGTTGATGCCGCAAGGGGACAGTTTATTAATTCTTCACCCAATGTGTATGCTCATTGTGCAGGGCAAGGAGTAACAACCCAAGAACATTGCCATCATTCTCAGGAGGAGGAATCGAATTATGTTGGAAACTACGAACGTGGCATGAACCAAAGGGGTAATTATCAAGGTGGTCCATCCCAATCTCAGCGGACACCGCCCCAACAATGGCTAAACAATCAGAATCAAAACACTGAAGGAGGTAATTGGGGAGCCGGTGCTTCACAATCATTTGATGCGCTAAGGCCTCCTATGCATCAACAAGCAACCCAACCTCCACCCTACTACAATCAAGGCCAGTCCTTCCATCAACCCAAAGACAACAATGGCAGCAATGAATTTGCCGAGATTAAAGGGTTGTGTGAAAAGATTTCGGCTGATTTGGCGAGAACATATGCAACACTTCAAGACTTGGGGCAAGTCCAAAATACTGAACATTAG